The DNA segment AATATGGCATGCCTGATCTGCGCGCCTTCTTCGACGCCGACCAGCGCTGGATCGAGCATTACGGCTTCAGGCCTTTGGACCTGCCGACGCTGTTCGGGGGGCTTTCGAGCTAACCCGCTATGTCCGACGCCACGAGCAGCGACAAGCAGATTCGCTTCAGCTTCGGAGATTCTCCGGAGCTGGCCGATCGTCTGCTCGCGCTGGTGCTGGCGGGGAAGAAGACCGCGACCTGCGGGGCGTTGCGCGATCATAGCAATGGCGGGGACCCGATGCCCGAGGTGGGGCGCCGGGACATCGTGCTCAACGGCGCAGGCGAACAGGCCTGCGTAATCGAGACGCTGTCTGTCGAGACGCGGCGCTTTGACGACATCGGAGCCAATTTCACCGATCGCGAGGGCGAAGGCCCCTATGCCGAATGGCGCGCGGGGCACGAGGCTTACTTCGCCCGCAACGGCGGCTTCGCACCGGACATGGAGATCGTCTGCGAAACGTTCCGGCTCGTGTCGGTGCTGCCTGCGGGCCGTGAGGTCTATGATCGCGTCGCCACCCCGATCTTCATTGTCACCGACATCGAGTCGGACGGACCGACGCCGCTCCATAATTCCATGCTGAGCTTTGCCTCCGTCGCCATAGAAGCCGACGGGACGCGACATGGCGAATTCGAAGCCGTGCTGACGCAGCGCCCGGACCGCACGACCAATGAGACCACAATGGCGTGGTGGGCGACCCAGCCCGATGCCTGGAAGGCCGCGAACGAGGGCGCCGAGGATCCGGCGGTGGTCATGCCGCGTTTTGCAGACTGGGTTGAAAGCCTGCCCGGCCCAAAAGTCTTTGTGGCCGCGCCGATGATCTTCGATGGTCTCTGGATGGACCATTATCTCGACGCCTATGCCGGCACGCGCGCCCTTTCCGGGCCGTTCAAGGGTCGCCAGATCTTCCGGGGTGGCGGCATTTGCCTCTACACCATGGCCGGAACATTGCGCGGCGCATCCTATCTGGACTGGGGCATGAGCAAGCTGCCGGCCGAGTTCTATGGCCATATCGCCCACACCCATCGCGCCATCGACGACGCTCGCGGCTTCGCAAATGTGCTCGTCGAACTGTTCAAAATATCATCTGCGCTGCCGCCGATTACAGGCAGCAAGAGCGACTTCCGCTAAGGACCAAAGACATGAAATTCACCCTCGACTGGCTCAAGGAGCACCTCGACACATCCGCTTCGGTCGATGAGATCGGCAAGGCGCTGACCATGATCGGTCTCGAAGTCGAAGGCATCGAGTCGCAGGGTAAGGCGCTGGAAAAGTTCGTGGTTGCCCATGTGGTCTCGGCGACGCCGCATCCCAATTCAGACCATCTCAATGTCTGCAAGGTCGACGCCGGTACCGGCGAGATGATCGATGTGGTCTGTGGCGCTCCCAACTGCCGGACCGGGTTGAAATCGGTGTTCGCGTTCCCCGGCACCTATATTCCGGGCAAGGATTTCGAGCTCAAGGCCGGGGTCGTCATTCGCGGCACGCCCTCAAATGGCATGCTCTGCTCGGCGGCCGAACTGGAACTTTCCGAAGACCATGACGGCATCATCGAACTGCCTGCGGATGCGCCGGTGGGCGAAAAATATGTCGATTATGCCGGGATAAACGGCGTCGTTTTCGATATCTCAATCACCCCGAATCGCGGCGATGCGACCGGCGTCTATGGCGTCGCGCGTGACCTTGCAGCGTTTGGTCTCGGCACCCTGAAGACGACAGATTTTTCATCGGTACCGTCAGTCGGCCCGAGCCCGATCGCGCCGCTGCCGCAGCAGTTCGCGGCCGGTGAGCCCAAGGCAGTGCGCAAGTTTGCCGGACGCTATCTCCGCGGCATCAAGAACGGTCCGTCCCCCGATTGGCTGCAGACGCGTCTGCGCGCCGTGGGCCTGCGTCCGATCAATACCGTCGTCGACATCACCAATCTCGTCTCGCTCGGCTGGGGCCGGCCGCTGCATGCCTATGACGCCGACAAGGTCGAAGGCACGATCCATCTCCGCAATGCGCGCGGCGAAAGCTTCGACGCGCTCGACAACAAGATCTATACGCTCGACGAAACCATGACCGTCATAGCGGACGACAGAGGTCCGCTCTGCCTCGGTGGCATTATGGGCGGCATCCGCACGGGCGTGACCGACGAGACGACCAATGTGTTCATGGAATGCGCGAGCTGGGATCCCGATCTCATCGCCCAGACCGGTCGCAAGACCGGCATCGTCTCGGATGCCCGCTATCGGCTGGAGCGCAATGTCGACCCTGCGCTGACCGAACCAGGCATGGAGCTGG comes from the Devosia lucknowensis genome and includes:
- a CDS encoding ASCH domain-containing protein, with translation MSDATSSDKQIRFSFGDSPELADRLLALVLAGKKTATCGALRDHSNGGDPMPEVGRRDIVLNGAGEQACVIETLSVETRRFDDIGANFTDREGEGPYAEWRAGHEAYFARNGGFAPDMEIVCETFRLVSVLPAGREVYDRVATPIFIVTDIESDGPTPLHNSMLSFASVAIEADGTRHGEFEAVLTQRPDRTTNETTMAWWATQPDAWKAANEGAEDPAVVMPRFADWVESLPGPKVFVAAPMIFDGLWMDHYLDAYAGTRALSGPFKGRQIFRGGGICLYTMAGTLRGASYLDWGMSKLPAEFYGHIAHTHRAIDDARGFANVLVELFKISSALPPITGSKSDFR